A single genomic interval of Pochonia chlamydosporia 170 chromosome 7, whole genome shotgun sequence harbors:
- a CDS encoding golgi transport protein Sly1 (similar to Neosartorya fischeri NRRL 181 XP_001263034.1), with product MASKGNSLRDRQTASLKKILNLNEVVESNESTQQASALHAPVAPILDADGNPIWKVLVFDDLGRDVISSVMRVSDLRSMGITMHMHIGTSRHPIPDVPVIYLVEPNSQNIQGITSDLQKGLYSPAYINFLSSIPRVLLEDFASQTATAGTSENIAQLFDQYLNFIVAEPDLFSLGMQKAHTYWALNSATTSDEVLEGLIDRVVSGLFSVVVTMGAIPIIRCPKGAAAELIASRLDRKLRDHILNSKDNLFSNTRPAVSGTPSSRPVLILLDRNIDLTPMLSHSWTYQSLVHDVLNMKLNRITIETLVDENNPSKGTTKKGYDLGTNDFFWAKNAGVPFPQVAEDIDAELTKYKEDTAAITRKTGVSDLEDLQNDAGASAQHLKAAITLLPEMRERKGFLDMHMNILAALLSGIKDRQLDNFFQLEESIMKQTKAQIMEIIKDDNKGKEPADKLRLFIIWFLSTEQEVSRADFQGFCKALETAGANTSCLPYVRQVRATTKMTQLATIDNSNQQAPSSDLFGRFSSISTRLADRLKETGVPSGLSSNFESLISGVKNFLPADRDLTVTKIVESIMDPSSASSSAMAKTENYLYFDPRSANARGTMPPPSAVRSGTGANAPGGMPGAAGQGQSATFGQRRQGFTESVVFTVGGGSMDEYGNLQEWVARTNDRGKKRVVYGSTELLNAREFLKDELERLGNEIPT from the exons ATGGCTTCCAAAGGCAATTCGCTGCGGGATCGCCAAACTG CCTCTCTCAAGAaaatcctcaacctcaacgAAGTAGTGGAATCCAATGAGTCCACTCAGCAGGCGAGCGCACTTCATGCGCCAGTTGCTCCCATACTGGACGCCGATGGCAACCCTATCTGGAAGGTGCTCGTATTTGACGACCTTGGTCGAGATGTCATTAGCAGTGTCATGCGTGTAAGCGACTTGCGGTCCATGGGCATCACTATGCACAT GCACATTGGAACTTCACGGCACCCTATTCCCGATGTCCCTGTCATTTACCTTGTCGAACCGAACTCGCAAAACATTCAGGGAATTACGAGCGATCTCCAAAAAGGGCTTTACTCTCCTGCTTATATCAACTTCCTCTCTTCGATTCCCCGCGTCTTGTTGGAGGATTTTGCATCGCAAACAGCAACTGCTGGCACATCTGAGAACATTGCCCAGTTATTCGATCAATATCTAAATTTCATAGTGGCGGAACCGGATCTCTTCAGCCTTGGTATGCAAAAGGCACACACGTACTGGGCCCTGAACAGCGCAACTACCAGTGATGAGGTGCTTGAAGGTCTCATCGACAGGGTAGTAAGCGGCCTTTTTAGCGTTGTTGTAACTATGG GCGCCATCCCCATCATTCGTTGCCCAAaaggtgctgctgctgaattAATAGCTAGTCGCTTGGATCGCAAGCTCAGAGACCACATTCTCAACTCAAAGGACAACCTGTTCTCCAACACAAGACCAGCCGTGTCGGGGACGCCCAGCTCGCGGCCGGTCCTGATCCTACTCGATCGAAACATCGACCTAACACCAATGCTATCTCATTCTTGGACCTACCAATCTCTTGTTCATGATGTTCTCAATATGAAGCTGAATCGAATCACCATCGAAAcgcttgttgatgagaacAATCCCTCCAAAGGGACTACGAAGAAGGGATACGACCTGGGCACCAATGACTTCTTCTGGGCCAAGAACGCTGGAGTTCCTTTCCCACAGGTCGCAGAAGATATTGATGCCGAGCTTACAAAGTACAAGGAGGATACGGCAGCTATCACCAGAAAGACTGGAGTTTCAGACTTGGAGGATCTACAAAATGATGCCGGTGCCAGTGCGCAACATCTCAAGGCGGCGATAACACTACTTCCAGAGATGCGAGAGCGTAAAGGCTTTCTGGACATGCACATGAACATTCTCGCGGCCTTGTTGTCGGGAATCAAGGACCGCCAATTGGACAACTTTTTCCAACTGGAAGAATCCATCATGAAGCAAACGAAAGCTCAAATAATGGAAATTATCAAGGATGATAACAAGGGCAAGGAGCCCGCAGATAAGCTTCGATTGTTCATTATATGGTTCTTGAGCACGGAGCAGGAGGTCAGTCGAGCAGACTTTCAGGGCTTTTGCAAGGCTCTCGAAACAGCCGGCGCCAATACATCATGTCTGCCCTATGTTCGCCA GGTTCGCGCGACAACCAAGATGACGCAGCTAGCCACGATAGATAATTCCAACCAGCAAGCACCATCATCTGACTTGTTTGGCCGATTCTCTTCCATATCTACACGACTTGCAGACAGGCTAAAAGAAACGGGTGTTCCATCCGGTCTGTCCTCCAACTTTGAGTCCCTGATATCGGGTGTCAAGAACTTCTTACCAGCCGATCGAGATCTTACGGTCACAAAGATTGTAGAATCAATCATGGACCCGTCCAGTGCATCGTCgtcagccatggccaagacagAGAATTACCTTTACTTTGATCCCCGCTCTGCCAATGCTCGTGGCACCATGCCACCGCCGAGTGCTGTACGATCAGGTACCGGAGCCAACGCCCCGGGTGGCATGCCAGGCGCAGCAGGCCAAGGGCAATCGGCAACGTTTGGACAACGAAGGCAAGGATTTACGGAATCAGTGGTATTCACCGTTGGAGGCGGCAGCATGGATGAGTACGGTAATTTGCAGGAGTGGGTTGCACGAACAAATGACCGCGGGAAGAAGCGGGTTGTGTATGGCAGTACAGAGCTTTTGAATGCCAGGGAATTTCTCAAGGATGAATTGGAGAGGCTGGGTAACGAAATTCCAACATAA